One Spirochaeta africana DSM 8902 genomic window carries:
- a CDS encoding GGDEF domain-containing protein produces the protein MEHDSLREYSALADSGLLGQLQEFQAKAHNYEELISQSLELFTKTSEMDLVGYLASCLVQRFIPSYLAVFLRDESDADNVSSICFQNLRPARCPIALDTIDPFRDFFDTQSGTTSFTELMQKRPEIAGPLQPLNPDLVIPLNGLNGLYGIVILGRKVLDDDYTSDELTYIEMLFEFASIGLQNVIHYTSSVTDFKTRLYNHSYFVRRLQEEMNRVGRHHHAFALLAIDIDHFKLLNDRYGHLAGDRALFQLSRMIESAVRQEDIVSRYGGEEFLVLLTQCSKQAALDVAERMRRSIADTSFTYQDKELSVTVSIGVTHCSFPPDTSGKQLIAEADQALYRAKHNGRNRCEFFNAGLLVMANRLLSITYR, from the coding sequence ATGGAGCACGATTCGCTGCGGGAATATTCTGCGCTTGCCGATTCCGGGCTGCTGGGGCAGCTGCAGGAATTCCAGGCAAAGGCCCACAACTACGAAGAGCTTATCTCGCAGTCGCTTGAACTGTTTACCAAGACCAGCGAGATGGACCTGGTCGGGTATCTGGCATCTTGTCTGGTGCAGCGATTTATCCCGAGTTATCTGGCAGTGTTTCTGCGGGACGAATCCGATGCAGATAACGTCAGCAGTATCTGCTTTCAGAACCTGCGACCGGCCCGCTGCCCTATTGCGCTGGATACGATAGATCCCTTCCGGGATTTTTTTGACACGCAGTCTGGCACCACCAGTTTCACGGAGTTGATGCAGAAGCGCCCGGAAATAGCGGGACCGCTGCAGCCGCTTAACCCGGATCTGGTAATTCCCCTGAACGGCCTGAACGGTCTGTACGGGATCGTCATACTGGGCCGCAAGGTCCTGGATGACGACTACACGAGCGACGAACTGACCTACATAGAAATGCTGTTCGAGTTCGCCTCGATCGGGCTGCAGAATGTGATTCACTACACCAGCTCGGTTACCGACTTCAAGACGCGCCTGTATAACCACAGCTATTTTGTGCGGCGTCTGCAGGAAGAGATGAATCGGGTTGGTCGCCACCATCACGCCTTTGCCCTGCTGGCTATCGACATAGATCACTTCAAGCTGCTGAACGATCGCTATGGACATCTGGCTGGCGACCGGGCCCTCTTTCAGCTCTCGCGGATGATCGAGTCCGCGGTGCGTCAGGAAGACATCGTATCGCGCTATGGCGGCGAGGAGTTTCTGGTGCTGCTTACCCAGTGCTCCAAACAGGCAGCCCTTGATGTTGCAGAGCGCATGCGCAGATCAATTGCCGACACCAGCTTTACCTACCAGGACAAAGAGCTGTCGGTAACCGTCAGTATCGGGGTTACCCACTGCAGTTTCCCCCCGGATACCAGTGGCAAACAGCTGATTGCCGAGGCTGATCAGGCGCTCTACCGTGCCAAGCATAA